One Vigna unguiculata cultivar IT97K-499-35 chromosome 7, ASM411807v1, whole genome shotgun sequence genomic region harbors:
- the LOC114190449 gene encoding uncharacterized protein LOC114190449 isoform X1, which produces MAEDSSTTDVQRILAAIKSSEVVEDRVQLFNDLGRIELKNVSESDYASVVNCVVTFWEHFTCLDVTQCMLNRSITKVALRLIDFNLSSCLPQILNLGVKATVWCGKHLKMSLLSTEESQEEEHSSVFYKLLVEILRFSALTFSTLLRFTDFGDKELMDTVEIFISEVLNLTKDSISHAKKIQSFGSEVSKDAPMVLDAVVKFCKARSELVNWEESDENGSGLDKPISVVHVISITKCAIAKLSQIGVFAANDGGNSVNILNISWKGVVSLLQIGGAHFTEVNVANIVLTLLALITEPLKCAAQAWSSSLNEAISVIEAKRIIVPLRFYLMTTHKICSLYPHQAYTVYREISLCVLKITSFWIFVSNENLLKCASVAITELLEETTLDLLLSLLNSHKLKLEQKLEVLEWLFMNKGDCHSVLDCATLSGCNAEWVNDIFCNSCESMSRAKMIILGRVVLFINFLRYSRGLDGDVQIAITRKLNWFLDILVEEDVYSHILVLQFPLLYGSGKTAELVSRPIFTSLLQAFKTFMIVISSSTAWKELESFLLENLFHPHFLCWEIVMECWCFMLRHAEKEMANNIVGKLCSLLKLLASSDSVFLPYSSFRKLARSICMLLTYGARSIVNEVYISLVGDGRSQLSPIFCLALFMEGFPLDLLADELRNTSIQRIKSDYLDFIDNFDEASMVVCSSGLFGVPVFILSASLPSLQNGLSDIDARALKFLVAVSSNYKSTVDEVIKNRYLQLFSETLGIISYLEQLYTSNDIEQAIMEIQNIFLSEPGAHLNKCKPHLAQFLAGLVHVEISESDDDAKSCAVWELYHLLLKEQHWALIHLAITAFGYFASKTRCNKLWRFVPQDAALSYDIVSGLESNQETFMVEFGKFLKKEKALLTVAPSPEQLELLGREGLVLKQMVQKVSAITEEKDRCDKMEVDRKNQSNKKRKLPDGISRGVELLKSGLKIIGDGLSQWQLNHFDTAEQHVKYLTQFSQLENVIIHFEELTGSGEGCSSSMQNNS; this is translated from the exons ATGGCGGAAGATAGCTCTACCACCGATGTTCAGAGAATACTCGCAGCCATTAAATCCTCCGAG GTTGTTGAGGATCGCGTTCAGTTGTTTAACGACCTTGGACGCATAGAATTGAAGAACGTGTCCGAGTCTGACTATGCTTCCGTCGTTAACTGCGTTGTG ACTTTTTGGGAGCACTTCACATGTTTGGATGTGACACAGTGCATGCTAAATAGAAGTATCACAAAAGTGGCTTTGCGCCTTATAGATTTTAACCTATCCAGTTGCCTACCACAAATTCTCAATCTCGGAGTCAAG GCTACTGTCTGGTGTGGCAAGCATCTAAAGATGAGTCTCCTTTCAACAGAAGAATCTCAGGAAGAAGAACACAGCTCTGTATTTTACAAG CTTCTTGTCGAGATCCTAAGGTTTTCTGCATTAACATTTTCAACTTTGTTGAGATTCACTGATTTTGGTGACAAGGAATTGATGGACACAGTAGAAATCTTCATTTCAGAAGTATTAAATCTGACGAAAGATTCTATATCACATGCTAAG AAAATTCAATCATTTGGATCAGAAGTATCGAAGGATGCACCCATGGTCCTTGATGCTGTGGTAAAATTTTGCAAGGCACGTTCTGAATTAGTAAACTGGGAGGAAAGTGATGAAAATGGGTCGGGGCTTGACAAACCTATCTCTGTTGTTCATGTTATCAGCATAACAAAATGTGCAATAGCAAAACTGTCTCAGATTGGTGTTTTTGCTGCAAACGATGGTGGCAATTCTGTTAATATTCTTAACATCTCCTGGAAAGGTGTTGTTTCTTTGCTTCAAATTGGCGGTGCGCATTTTACGGAAGTTAACGTAGCAAATATAGTGTTAACTTTGCTTGCGTTGATAACGGAGCCTCTGAAATGTGCTGCCCAGGCTTGGTCTTCATCACTCAATGAAGCAATTTCTGTAATTGAAGCTAAAAGAATCATTGTGCCATTGAGATTCTACCTAATGACTACTCATAAAATATGTTCGTTGTATCCTCATCAGGCGTATACAGTTTACAGGGAAATTTCACTGTGTGTTCTCAAGATCACAAGTTTTTGGATTTTTGTAAGCAATGAAAACCTTCTGAAATGTGCATCTGTGGCAATTACCGAACTACTGGAAGAAACAACCCTGGATCTACTATTGTCTTTGCTAAATTCTCATAAACTGAAACTGGAACAGAAGCTTGAGGTGCTAGAATGGTTGTTCATGAATAAAGGGGATTGTCACTCTGTCCTTGATTGTGCAACCTTAAGTGGTTGTAACGCTGAATGGGTTAATGACATCTTTTGCAATAGTTGTGAAAGTATGAGCAGAGCAAAAATGATAATACTTGGTCGGGTTGTATTGTTTATTAACTTTCTCAGATATTCTCGTGGGCTTGATGGAGATGTGCAAATAGCAATAACAAGGAAGCTCAATTggtttttggatattttagtTGAGGAAGATGTCTACTCTCACATACTTGTTTTGCAATTTCCTTTATTGTATGGCTCTGGAAAAACAGCAGAACTGGTATCACGGCCTATTTTCACTTCCCTCTTGCAAGCGTTCAAAACCTTCATGATTGTGATCTCTTCAAGTACAGCTTGGAAGGAGTTGGAGTCTTTCTTGCTAGAGAACTTATTTCATCCTCACTTTCTATGCTGGGAGATTGTAATGGAATGCTGGTGCTTTATGTTGCGACATGCTGAAAAAGAGATGGCAAACAACATCGTTGGCAAACTATGCTCATTACTTAAGCTGTTGGCATCCTCAGACTCAGTTTTCTTGCCTTATTCTTCGTTCAGAAAGTTGGCAAGATCCATATGCATGCTTTTAACCTACGGTGCACGATCAATAGTTAACGAGGTATACATTTCTCTTGTCGGTGATGGGAGGTCACAGTTGTCACCAATTTTTTGTTTGGCTCTGTTCATGGAAGGTTTTCCACTTGATTTACTGGCAGATGAGTTGAGAAACACTTCCATTCAAAGAATTAAGTCTGATTATTTAGACTTCATAGACAACTTTGATGAAGCATCAATGGTGGTATGCTCCTCTGGTTTGTTTGGTGTTCCAGTTTTTATTCTTTCTGCTTCTTTGCCATCACT GCAAAATGGACTATCGGATATTGATGCAAGGGCCTTGAAGTTTTTGGTTGCAGTTTCTTCTAATTACAAAAGTACTGTGGACGAAGTAATTAAGAACCGTTATCTCCAACTTTTCAGTGAAACTCTAGGGATAATCTCATATTTGGAACAACTGTATACCTCAAATGATATTGAACAAGCCATCATGGAGAttcaaaatatctttttgtccGAGCCGGGAGCCCATTTGAACAAATGCAAACCACATTTGGCTCAATTCCTTGCAGGGCTTGTTCACGTGGAAATTTCAGAAAGTGACGATGATGCAAAGAGCTGCGCTGTGTGGGAATTATATCACTTGCTCTTGAAAGAGCAGCACTGGGCACTTATTCACTTGGCAATTACCGCATTTGGATATTTTGCTTCTAAGACTAGGTGCAATAAGCTATGGAGATTTGTTCCACAGGATGCAGCACTTTCATATGACATAGTTTCAGGACTGGAATCAAATCAGGAAACATTTATGGTTGAGTTTGGGAAATTTCTTAAAAAGGAAAAGGCTCTTCTTACAGTTGCACCGAGCCCTGAACAGCTTGAGCTGTTAGGTAGAGAAGGCCTTGTGTTGAAACAGATGGTCCAAAAGGTTTCAGCCATTACCGAAGAGAAAGATAGATGTGATAAAATGGAAGTTGATCGCAAGAaccaatcaaataaaaaaaggaaacttCCTGATGGAATTAGCAGAGGAGTGGAATTGCTGAAAAGCGGTTTAAAGATTATTGGTGATGGTCTTTCCCAGTGGCAGCTTAATCATTTTGATACTGCTGAACAACATGTAAAATATTTGACTCAGTTTTCACAACTTGAAAACGTAATTATTCACTTCGAGGAATTGACCGGGAGCGGTGAGGGATGTTCATCTTCTATGCAGAATAATTCTTGA
- the LOC114190449 gene encoding uncharacterized protein LOC114190449 isoform X2 has translation MLPSLTALCLTFWEHFTCLDVTQCMLNRSITKVALRLIDFNLSSCLPQILNLGVKATVWCGKHLKMSLLSTEESQEEEHSSVFYKLLVEILRFSALTFSTLLRFTDFGDKELMDTVEIFISEVLNLTKDSISHAKKIQSFGSEVSKDAPMVLDAVVKFCKARSELVNWEESDENGSGLDKPISVVHVISITKCAIAKLSQIGVFAANDGGNSVNILNISWKGVVSLLQIGGAHFTEVNVANIVLTLLALITEPLKCAAQAWSSSLNEAISVIEAKRIIVPLRFYLMTTHKICSLYPHQAYTVYREISLCVLKITSFWIFVSNENLLKCASVAITELLEETTLDLLLSLLNSHKLKLEQKLEVLEWLFMNKGDCHSVLDCATLSGCNAEWVNDIFCNSCESMSRAKMIILGRVVLFINFLRYSRGLDGDVQIAITRKLNWFLDILVEEDVYSHILVLQFPLLYGSGKTAELVSRPIFTSLLQAFKTFMIVISSSTAWKELESFLLENLFHPHFLCWEIVMECWCFMLRHAEKEMANNIVGKLCSLLKLLASSDSVFLPYSSFRKLARSICMLLTYGARSIVNEVYISLVGDGRSQLSPIFCLALFMEGFPLDLLADELRNTSIQRIKSDYLDFIDNFDEASMVVCSSGLFGVPVFILSASLPSLQNGLSDIDARALKFLVAVSSNYKSTVDEVIKNRYLQLFSETLGIISYLEQLYTSNDIEQAIMEIQNIFLSEPGAHLNKCKPHLAQFLAGLVHVEISESDDDAKSCAVWELYHLLLKEQHWALIHLAITAFGYFASKTRCNKLWRFVPQDAALSYDIVSGLESNQETFMVEFGKFLKKEKALLTVAPSPEQLELLGREGLVLKQMVQKVSAITEEKDRCDKMEVDRKNQSNKKRKLPDGISRGVELLKSGLKIIGDGLSQWQLNHFDTAEQHVKYLTQFSQLENVIIHFEELTGSGEGCSSSMQNNS, from the exons ATGCTTCCGTCGTTAACTGCGTTGTG CTTGACTTTTTGGGAGCACTTCACATGTTTGGATGTGACACAGTGCATGCTAAATAGAAGTATCACAAAAGTGGCTTTGCGCCTTATAGATTTTAACCTATCCAGTTGCCTACCACAAATTCTCAATCTCGGAGTCAAG GCTACTGTCTGGTGTGGCAAGCATCTAAAGATGAGTCTCCTTTCAACAGAAGAATCTCAGGAAGAAGAACACAGCTCTGTATTTTACAAG CTTCTTGTCGAGATCCTAAGGTTTTCTGCATTAACATTTTCAACTTTGTTGAGATTCACTGATTTTGGTGACAAGGAATTGATGGACACAGTAGAAATCTTCATTTCAGAAGTATTAAATCTGACGAAAGATTCTATATCACATGCTAAG AAAATTCAATCATTTGGATCAGAAGTATCGAAGGATGCACCCATGGTCCTTGATGCTGTGGTAAAATTTTGCAAGGCACGTTCTGAATTAGTAAACTGGGAGGAAAGTGATGAAAATGGGTCGGGGCTTGACAAACCTATCTCTGTTGTTCATGTTATCAGCATAACAAAATGTGCAATAGCAAAACTGTCTCAGATTGGTGTTTTTGCTGCAAACGATGGTGGCAATTCTGTTAATATTCTTAACATCTCCTGGAAAGGTGTTGTTTCTTTGCTTCAAATTGGCGGTGCGCATTTTACGGAAGTTAACGTAGCAAATATAGTGTTAACTTTGCTTGCGTTGATAACGGAGCCTCTGAAATGTGCTGCCCAGGCTTGGTCTTCATCACTCAATGAAGCAATTTCTGTAATTGAAGCTAAAAGAATCATTGTGCCATTGAGATTCTACCTAATGACTACTCATAAAATATGTTCGTTGTATCCTCATCAGGCGTATACAGTTTACAGGGAAATTTCACTGTGTGTTCTCAAGATCACAAGTTTTTGGATTTTTGTAAGCAATGAAAACCTTCTGAAATGTGCATCTGTGGCAATTACCGAACTACTGGAAGAAACAACCCTGGATCTACTATTGTCTTTGCTAAATTCTCATAAACTGAAACTGGAACAGAAGCTTGAGGTGCTAGAATGGTTGTTCATGAATAAAGGGGATTGTCACTCTGTCCTTGATTGTGCAACCTTAAGTGGTTGTAACGCTGAATGGGTTAATGACATCTTTTGCAATAGTTGTGAAAGTATGAGCAGAGCAAAAATGATAATACTTGGTCGGGTTGTATTGTTTATTAACTTTCTCAGATATTCTCGTGGGCTTGATGGAGATGTGCAAATAGCAATAACAAGGAAGCTCAATTggtttttggatattttagtTGAGGAAGATGTCTACTCTCACATACTTGTTTTGCAATTTCCTTTATTGTATGGCTCTGGAAAAACAGCAGAACTGGTATCACGGCCTATTTTCACTTCCCTCTTGCAAGCGTTCAAAACCTTCATGATTGTGATCTCTTCAAGTACAGCTTGGAAGGAGTTGGAGTCTTTCTTGCTAGAGAACTTATTTCATCCTCACTTTCTATGCTGGGAGATTGTAATGGAATGCTGGTGCTTTATGTTGCGACATGCTGAAAAAGAGATGGCAAACAACATCGTTGGCAAACTATGCTCATTACTTAAGCTGTTGGCATCCTCAGACTCAGTTTTCTTGCCTTATTCTTCGTTCAGAAAGTTGGCAAGATCCATATGCATGCTTTTAACCTACGGTGCACGATCAATAGTTAACGAGGTATACATTTCTCTTGTCGGTGATGGGAGGTCACAGTTGTCACCAATTTTTTGTTTGGCTCTGTTCATGGAAGGTTTTCCACTTGATTTACTGGCAGATGAGTTGAGAAACACTTCCATTCAAAGAATTAAGTCTGATTATTTAGACTTCATAGACAACTTTGATGAAGCATCAATGGTGGTATGCTCCTCTGGTTTGTTTGGTGTTCCAGTTTTTATTCTTTCTGCTTCTTTGCCATCACT GCAAAATGGACTATCGGATATTGATGCAAGGGCCTTGAAGTTTTTGGTTGCAGTTTCTTCTAATTACAAAAGTACTGTGGACGAAGTAATTAAGAACCGTTATCTCCAACTTTTCAGTGAAACTCTAGGGATAATCTCATATTTGGAACAACTGTATACCTCAAATGATATTGAACAAGCCATCATGGAGAttcaaaatatctttttgtccGAGCCGGGAGCCCATTTGAACAAATGCAAACCACATTTGGCTCAATTCCTTGCAGGGCTTGTTCACGTGGAAATTTCAGAAAGTGACGATGATGCAAAGAGCTGCGCTGTGTGGGAATTATATCACTTGCTCTTGAAAGAGCAGCACTGGGCACTTATTCACTTGGCAATTACCGCATTTGGATATTTTGCTTCTAAGACTAGGTGCAATAAGCTATGGAGATTTGTTCCACAGGATGCAGCACTTTCATATGACATAGTTTCAGGACTGGAATCAAATCAGGAAACATTTATGGTTGAGTTTGGGAAATTTCTTAAAAAGGAAAAGGCTCTTCTTACAGTTGCACCGAGCCCTGAACAGCTTGAGCTGTTAGGTAGAGAAGGCCTTGTGTTGAAACAGATGGTCCAAAAGGTTTCAGCCATTACCGAAGAGAAAGATAGATGTGATAAAATGGAAGTTGATCGCAAGAaccaatcaaataaaaaaaggaaacttCCTGATGGAATTAGCAGAGGAGTGGAATTGCTGAAAAGCGGTTTAAAGATTATTGGTGATGGTCTTTCCCAGTGGCAGCTTAATCATTTTGATACTGCTGAACAACATGTAAAATATTTGACTCAGTTTTCACAACTTGAAAACGTAATTATTCACTTCGAGGAATTGACCGGGAGCGGTGAGGGATGTTCATCTTCTATGCAGAATAATTCTTGA
- the LOC114192361 gene encoding probable glutathione S-transferase, which produces MGEVRLHGFWYSPFTLRVVWTLKLKDIPYQYIEEDRYNKSLQLLQYNPVHKKTPVLVHNEKPLCESMIIVEYLDEIWPHNPLLPSDPYNRALARFWVNYTEETFSAGVAFYRSNSDEEREKSIENLSKHLMVVENQCFGGEKKIFGGEVINIVDIAFGSMFKFFEVAEDIIGVKVLQDEKFPQLCSWYNNFKNIPVIKENLPDHQKQVATINSIREKRLASS; this is translated from the exons ATGGGAGAGGTGAGGCTTCATGGGTTTTGGTATAGTCCCTTTACTTTGAGGGTGGTATGGACCTTGAAGTTAAAGGATATACCATATCAGTATATAGAGGAAGATCGCTACAACAAGAGTCTTCAACTTCTTCAATACAACCCGGTGCACAAGAAAACTCCAGTGCTGGTTCATAATGAAAAACCTTTATGTGAGTCCATGATTATTGTTGAATACTTAGATGAGATTTGGCCACATAACCCATTGCTTCCTTCTGATCCCTACAACAGAGCTTTGGCACGGTTTTGGGTTAATTATACTGAAGAAACG TTTTCTGCAGGTGTGGCATTCTACCGTAGCAATTCTGATGAAGAACGAGAAAAGAGCATAGAGAATCTTTCGAAGCATCTCATGGTTGTTGAGAATCAGTGTTTTGGTGGTGAGAAGAAAATTTTTGGGGGAGAAGTTATTAACATTGTGGACATAGCTTTTGGGTCCATGTTCAAATTTTTTGAGGTTGCAGAAGATATTATTGGAGTGAAGGTTCTTCAAGATGAGAAATTCCCTCAGCTGTGTTCCTGGTATAATAATTTCAAGAATATTCCCGTTATTAAAGAAAATCTCCCAGACCATCAGAAACAGGTAGCTACTATCAATAGTATCAGAGAAAAACGTTTGGCATCTTCCTAA
- the LOC114192360 gene encoding probable glutathione S-transferase, protein MGEVKLHGFWYSPFALRVKWSLKLKGIEYENIEEDRFNKSSQLVQYNPVYKRIPILVHAGKPISESMLIIEYIDQVWPQNPLLPSHPYHRALARFWVKYSDDLTEGVRALYRSKNNEQRKKAIEDILEHLRVVEDQCLGKENKFFGGDCVNVVDLAFGSIIKYLTVLEDILQVQILEAQKFPRLYSWFNIFKSEPAIAEVLPDQDQMVAFVKPLREQILASS, encoded by the exons ATGGGAGAGGTGAAGTTACATGGGTTTTGGTACAGTCCATTCGCATTGAGGGTGAAGTGGAGCTTAAAGCTGAAGGGTATTGAGTATGAGAACATTGAGGAAGATCGTTTCAACAAAAGTTCTCAACTTGTTCAGTACAATCCTGTGTACAAGAGAATCCCTATTCTGGTTCATGCTGGAAAACCCATTTCTGAATCCATGCTCATAATCGAATACATCGATCAAGTTTGGCCTCAAAATCCTCTGTTACCTTCTCATCCCTACCACAGAGCTCTCGCACGCTTTTGGGTCAAATACTCTGATGATCTG ACTGAGGGAGTTAGAGCACTCTATCGCAGCAAAAATAATGAACAGAGGAAGAAAGCCATAGAAGATATTTTGGAGCATTTGAGAGTTGTGGAAGATCAGTGCTTGGGTAAGGAAAATAAATTCTTTGGAGGAGATTGTGTTAATGTTGTGGACTTGGCTTTTGGGTCCATAATCAAATATCTTACTGTGTTGGAAGATATCCTTCAAGTGCAAATTCTTGAAGCACAGAAATTCCCTCGTTTGTATTCATGgtttaatatcttcaaatctGAACCAGCCATTGCAGAAGTCCTACCTGACCAGGATCAAATGGTAGCTTTTGTTAAACCTCTCAGAGAACAAATTCTTGCATCTtcgtga
- the LOC114191690 gene encoding general transcription and DNA repair factor IIH subunit TFB1-1-like yields the protein MSSGQVVKRVKYKATVKDPGTPGVLRLTQEKFVFKPNDPTTNNKLDVEFRFIKSHKHTKEGSGKPPWLNLTHAQGSYIFELESFADLHVCRELVGIALSKHVQGEATKVISEEQLSSAEMTLRIKLLQEDSKLQRLHKELVASGKLTESEFWATKKKLLDQDESRKLKQRIGFKNSLIFDTKPMSDGRINQVKFQLTPEIKYQIFALKPAVHQAFLNFVPSKMNEVDFWNKYFKAEYLHSTKNAVAAAAEAAEDEDLAVFLKDDEILEIEARKKVRRVDPTLDMEADQGDDYTHLPDHGIFRDGSKEVSEAQNALYKRTLLQDLNRQGAVVLEGKTLDMEMEHPRTVAEILARRKQKSDEVVGDEERQNRISKMTPIEDLQAQDDHNYAPLCIKDPRDYFDFQQANAVKTLDDSQPGTEQMTCSLGSEEAYGSLMAAISKIQATGLRDPLFSPDVALKVLHGLTRNISSTKNHLGKTSQESVLDILPNTTKEKLLDHWVCSQELLRHFWSSYPVTTQNLVNKTRRLKDSISQIYSKLEEIKVSASSDLRHQVSLVVHPMQQALDAALLHYDADIKKRNARGSKKSNGYV from the exons ATGTCGTCAGGGCAAGTGGTTAAGCGTGTCAAATACAAAGCCACCGTCAAAGACCCTGGCACCCCCGGCGTCCTCAGATTG ACTCAAGAAAAGTTCGTTTTCAAGCCCAATGATCCTACCACCAACAATAAGCTCGATGTGGAGTTCAGATTTATAAAGA gtCATAAACACACTAAAGAGGGATCAGGCAAACCGCCATGGCTTAACCTTACACATGCACAG GGAAGTTACATATTCGAGTTAGAAAGTTTTGCAGATCTTCATGTTTGTCGGGAATTGGTGG GTATTGCCCTTAGCAAGCATGTGCAAGGAGAAGCTACAAAAGTTATTTCTGAGGAACAGCTAAGCTCTGCAGAAATGACTCTGAGGATAAAGCTATTGCAGGAAGATAG CAAGTTGCAGAGACTTCATAAGGAACTTGTAGCTAGTGGTAAGCTTACAGAGTCAGAATTTTGGGCTACTAAGAAG AAATTGCTGGATCAAGATGAAAGCAGAAAGTTAAAACAAAGGATTGGTTTTAAAAATTCTTTGATCTTTGACACAAAGCCTATGAGTGATGGACGG ATAAACCAGGTTAAATTTCAGTTGACACCGGAGATTAAATATCAG ATTTTTGCCCTCAAACCTGCTGTCCACCAGGCATTCCTCAATTTTGTACCTAGTAAA ATGAACGAGGtagatttttggaataaatacTTCAAAGCTGAGTATCTCCATAGCACCAAAAATGCGGTTGCAGCAGCTGCCGAGGCTGCTGAAGATGAGGATCTGGCCGTCTTCTTGAAAGATGATGAGATATTAGAAATTGAAGCTCGAAAGAAG GTCCGACGTGTCGATCCAACTTTAGATATGGAAGCAGACCAAGGAGATGATTACACACACCTTCCT GATCATGGGATCTTTCGAGATGGTAGCAAGGAAGTATCTGAAGCCCAAAATGCTCTGTATAAGAGAACATTGTTGCAAGATCTTAATAGACAAGGCGCAGTTGTTCTTGAAGGGAAAACTCTAG ATATGGAGATGGAACACCCAAGAACAGTAGCCGAAATTCTTGCTCGAAGAAAACAGA AATCTGATGAGGTTGTAGGCGATGAGGAGAGACAAAATAGAATTTCCAAGATGACCCCGATTGAAGATCTTCAGGCTCAAGATGATCATAACTATGCACCACTTTGTATCAAG GATCCTCGTGACTATTTTGATTTTCAACAAGCTAATGCAGTAAAAACTTTAGATGATTCCCAACCTGGAACGGAGCAAATGACATGCAGTTTAGGTTCTGAGGAAGCCTATGGTTCTTTGATGGCAGCGATATCTAAAATCCAAGCTACTGGATTAAGGGATCCTCTCTTTAGTCCTGATGTCGCTCTtaag GTACTTCATGGATTGACTAGAAATATCTCAAGCACCAAAAATCATCTTGGGAAAACTTCTCAAGAGAGTGTGCTTGATATATTGCCCAATACTACCAAGGAGAAACTACTAGAT CATTGGGTGTGCAGTCAGGAATTGCTTAGGCACTTTTGGTCTTCATATCCAGTTACAACACAAAACCTTGTTAATAAG ACAAGAAGACTGAAAGATTCCATATCACAAATATATTCTAAACTTGAG GAAATAAAGGTGTCTGCATCGTCGGACTTACGGCACCAGGTTTCCCTTGTTGTCCATCCTATGCAGCAG GCTCTGGATGCTGCCCTATTACATTATGACGCTGACATTAAGAAAAGAAATGCAAGAGGCTCAAAAAAGTCTAATGGTTATGTTTAG